A part of Rattus rattus isolate New Zealand chromosome 6, Rrattus_CSIRO_v1, whole genome shotgun sequence genomic DNA contains:
- the Lrrtm4 gene encoding leucine-rich repeat transmembrane neuronal protein 4 isoform X3: MPGFRLITQLKGMSVFLVLFPTLLLVMLTGAQRACPKNCRCDGKIVYCESHAFADIPENISGGSQGLSLRFNSIQKLKSNQFAGLNQLIWLYLDHNYISSVDEDAFQGIRRLKELILSSNKITYLHNKTFHPVPNLRNLDLSYNKLQTLQSEQFKGLRKLIILHLRSNSLKTVPIRVFQDCRNLDFLDLGYNRLRSLSRNAFAGLLKLKELHLEHNQFSKINFAHFPRLFNLRSIYLQWNRIRSVSQGLTWTWSSLHTLDLSGNDIQAIEPGTFKCLPNLQKLNLDSNKLTNVSQETVNAWISLISITLSGNMWECSRSICPLFYWLKNFKGNKESTMICAGPKHIQGEKVSDAVETYNICSDVQVVNTERSHLAPQTPQKPPFFPKPTIFKSDAIPATLEAVSPSPGFQIPGTDHEYEHVSFHKIIAGSVALFLSVAMILLVIYVSWKRYPASMKQLQQHSLMKRRRKKARESERQMNSPLQEYYVDYKPTNSETMDISVNGSGPCTYTISGSRECEV; the protein is encoded by the exons ATGCCAG GTTTCCGTCTAATCACGCAGCTGAAAGGCATGAGTGTGTTTCTGGTGCTATTTCCCACCCTGCTGCTGGTTATGCTGACCGGGGCGCAGAGAGCTTGCCCAAAGAACTGCAGATGTGATGGCAAGATTGTATACTGTGAGTCTCACGCCTTCGCAGACATCCCTGAGAACATTTCCGGAGGGTCACAAGGTTTATCCTTAAGGTTCAACAGCATTCAGAAACTCAAATCCAATCAGTTTGCCGGCCTTAACCAGCTTATATGGCTTTATCTTGACCATAATTACATTAGCTCAGTAGACGAAGATGCCTTTCAAGGGATCCGCAGACTGAAAGAATTAATTCTAAGCTCCAACAAAATTACCTATCTGCACAATAAAACATTTCACCCAGTCCCCAACCTCCGCAACCTGGATCTCTCCTACAACAAACTTCAGACCTTACAATCTGAGCAGTTTAAAGGCCTCCGGAAACTTATCATTTTGCACTTGCGCTCTAATTCTCTAAAGACCGTGCCCATAAGGGTTTTTCAAGACTGTCGGAACCTTGACTTTCTGGATTTGGGTTACAATCGTCTCAGAAGCTTATCTCGAAATGCATTTGCTGGTCTTCTGAAGTTGAAAGAGCTTCATCTGGAGCATAATCAGTTTTCCAAGATCAACTTTGCTCATTTTCCTCGTCTCTTCAACCTGCGGTCCATTTACCTGCAATGGAACAGGATCCGCTCTGTCAGTCAAGGCCTAACGTGGACCTGGAGTTCCTTGCATACCTTGGATTTATCAGGGAATGACATCCAAGCAATCGAGCCTGGCACGTTCAAATGCCTCCCCAATTTGCAGAAATTGAATTTGGATTCCAACAAGCTCACCAATGTCTCCCAGGAGACTGTCAATGCGTGGATATCCTTAATATCCATCACCTTGTCTGGAAACATGTGGGAATGTAGTCGGAGCATCTGCCCTCTCTTCTACTGGCTGAAGAACTTCAAAGGGAATAAAGAAAGTACCATGATATGTGCAGGGCCTAAGCACATACAGGGTGAGAAGGTTAGCGATGCTGTCGAGACTTACAATATCTGCTCTGATGTCCAGGTGGTCAACACAGAAAGATCACACCTGGCGCCTCAAACTCCCCAGAAGCCCCCGTTCTTCCCCAAACCTACCATCTTCAAATCGGATGCCATCCCAGCCACCCTGGAGGCAGTGAGCCCATCCCCGGGCTTTCAAATTCCAGGTACGGATCATGAGtatgagcatgtgtcttttcacAAAATCATTGCAGGGAGCGTGGCTCTGTTCCTCTCGGTGGCCATGATTCTCCTGGTGATCTATGTGTCTTGGAAACGGTACCCAGCGAGCATGAAACAACTCCAACAGCACTCACTTATGAAGAGGAGACGGAAAAAGGCGAGGGAGTCGGAGAGACAAATGAATTCCCCTTTACAGGAATACTACGTGGACTACAAGCCGACGAACTCTGAGACCATGGATATATCGGTTAATGGATCTGGTCCCTGCACATATACCATCTCTGGCTCCAGGGAGTGTGAGGTATGA